From a single Synechococcus sp. MW101C3 genomic region:
- the pgk gene encoding phosphoglycerate kinase codes for MTKRSLASLSADELSGKRVLVRVDFNVPLDGDGAITDDTRIRAALPTINDLTTKGARVILAAHFGRPKGQVNETMRLTPVASRLAELLGKPVVKTDSCIGPDAEAKVAAMADGDVVLLENVRFFAEEEKNDDAFAAKLAALADVYVNDAFGAAHRAHASTEGVTKYLSPSVAGHLMEKELQYLQGAIDEPQRPLAAIVGGSKVSSKIGVLEALIDKCDKVLIGGGMIFTFYKARGLAVGKSLVEDDKLELAKELEAKAAAKGVQLLLPTDVVLADAFSPDANSQTTAIDAIPDGWMGLDIGPDSIKTFQEALADCKTVIWNGPMGVFEFDKFAAGTNGIAHTLADLSGKGCCTIIGGGDSVAAVEKVGVAERMSHISTGGGASLELLEGKVLPGVAALDEA; via the coding sequence ATGACGAAGCGCTCCCTGGCCAGCCTCTCCGCCGATGAACTGAGCGGCAAGCGCGTTCTGGTGAGGGTCGACTTCAACGTGCCACTCGACGGTGACGGCGCCATCACCGACGACACGCGCATCCGGGCCGCCCTGCCCACGATCAACGACCTCACCACCAAGGGAGCCCGGGTGATCCTGGCCGCCCACTTCGGCCGTCCCAAGGGCCAGGTGAACGAAACGATGCGCCTCACCCCGGTGGCGTCCCGCCTTGCCGAGCTGCTCGGCAAACCGGTGGTCAAGACCGACAGCTGCATCGGCCCTGATGCCGAAGCCAAGGTGGCCGCCATGGCCGACGGCGATGTGGTGCTGCTGGAGAACGTGCGTTTCTTCGCCGAGGAAGAGAAGAACGACGACGCCTTCGCCGCAAAGCTGGCCGCCCTGGCAGACGTCTATGTGAACGACGCCTTCGGCGCCGCCCACAGGGCCCACGCCTCCACCGAAGGCGTCACCAAGTACCTGAGCCCCAGCGTGGCCGGCCACCTGATGGAGAAGGAACTGCAGTACCTGCAGGGCGCCATCGATGAGCCTCAGCGGCCGCTGGCGGCGATCGTGGGCGGCTCCAAGGTGAGCAGCAAGATCGGCGTGCTCGAAGCCCTGATCGACAAGTGCGACAAGGTGCTGATCGGCGGCGGCATGATCTTCACCTTCTACAAGGCACGCGGCCTGGCGGTGGGCAAGAGCCTGGTGGAAGACGACAAACTTGAGCTCGCCAAGGAGCTGGAGGCCAAGGCGGCCGCCAAGGGCGTGCAGCTGCTGCTGCCCACCGATGTGGTGCTGGCCGATGCCTTCTCCCCCGACGCCAACAGCCAGACCACAGCGATCGACGCCATCCCCGACGGCTGGATGGGCCTCGACATCGGCCCCGATTCGATCAAGACCTTCCAGGAGGCCCTGGCCGACTGCAAGACCGTGATCTGGAATGGCCCCATGGGCGTGTTCGAGTTCGACAAGTTCGCTGCCGGCACCAACGGCATCGCCCACACCCTGGCCGATCTGAGCGGCAAGGGCTGCTGCACGATCATCGGCGGCGGTGATTCGGTGGCGGCTGTCGAGAAGGTGGGCGTGGCCGAGCGCATGAGCCACATCTCCACCGGTGGTGGCGCCAGCCTTGAACTGCTGGAGGGCAAGGTGCTGCCCGGCGTGGCCGCCCTCGACGAGGCCTGA